One window of the Pseudomonas sp. S04 genome contains the following:
- the gnd gene encoding phosphogluconate dehydrogenase (NAD(+)-dependent, decarboxylating) gives MALSTFGTLFFRSKEHQHMQLGIIGLGRMGGNIARRLMLNGHSTVVYDRNTAFVDTLAQEGATGVADLPALVAGLAKPRAVWVMLPAGAPTEDTIETLSELLEAGDVIIDGGNTFYKDDIRRAKTLAQKGLKYIDVGTSGGVWGLERGYCMMIGGDCDEVKRLDPLFEALAPGMGDIPRTKDRVSEDDRAERGYIHAGPAGSGHFVKMIHNGIEYGMMQAFAEGFDILKTKSSEMLPEDQRFNLNVADIAEVWRRGSVVSSWLLDLTADALASDPKLEGYSGSVADSGEGRWTIEAAMEQAVPVPVLSSSLFSRYRSRQQGVYGDKILSAQRFGFGGHVETPKK, from the coding sequence GTGGCGCTATCGACTTTTGGCACACTATTTTTTCGCAGTAAGGAGCATCAGCACATGCAATTAGGGATCATTGGACTGGGCCGCATGGGCGGCAACATTGCACGGCGCCTGATGCTCAACGGGCATAGCACTGTGGTCTACGACCGCAACACCGCGTTCGTTGATACCCTGGCTCAAGAAGGCGCGACCGGCGTTGCCGACCTGCCAGCACTGGTGGCTGGCCTGGCCAAGCCGCGCGCGGTATGGGTCATGTTGCCCGCTGGCGCACCGACCGAAGACACCATCGAAACCCTGAGCGAGCTGCTGGAAGCCGGTGACGTGATCATCGACGGCGGCAACACCTTCTATAAAGACGATATCCGTCGTGCCAAGACCTTGGCGCAAAAAGGCCTGAAGTACATCGACGTCGGCACTTCCGGCGGCGTGTGGGGCCTCGAGCGTGGTTATTGCATGATGATCGGCGGCGACTGCGACGAAGTGAAGCGTTTGGACCCGTTGTTCGAGGCGCTGGCCCCGGGCATGGGCGATATCCCGCGGACCAAGGACCGGGTGTCGGAAGATGACCGTGCCGAGCGCGGCTATATCCACGCCGGCCCTGCCGGTTCCGGGCACTTCGTGAAGATGATTCACAACGGTATCGAATACGGGATGATGCAGGCGTTTGCCGAAGGCTTCGACATCCTCAAGACCAAATCCTCGGAAATGCTGCCGGAAGACCAGCGTTTTAACCTGAACGTCGCCGATATCGCAGAGGTCTGGCGTCGTGGCAGCGTGGTTTCGTCCTGGTTGCTGGACCTGACCGCCGATGCGCTGGCCAGCGATCCGAAGCTTGAGGGTTACTCCGGCTCCGTGGCTGACAGCGGTGAAGGGCGCTGGACCATCGAGGCGGCCATGGAACAGGCAGTACCGGTGCCGGTGTTGTCCAGCTCGCTGTTCTCCCGTTATCGCTCGCGCCAGCAAGGTGTCTACGGTGACAAGATCCTTTCGGCCCAGCGCTTCGGTTTTGGTGGCCACGTCGAGACTCCGAAAAAATGA
- a CDS encoding dermonecrotic toxin domain-containing protein, producing the protein MTDSRATPEDVSDTLAQAVYEEFKGRPIVVTAALKQFGAALNNRYPGLNIDVLTTSLNSPNWVSANRAALEGEGDSSHFVALEGPWIDGYTTTPLFEVMIHAITARAELTFTHDHFLSDGQNRRLAVEMREVEDLLRRLPKVMVAALQQALTDYWNEPAVDGTSRWQWLGDVLRSALLVSMGPSGSGAFLDAGQVDTVLQVIRCPIKEDRVARYGPDCTRVFLIDYHARTGRTHKAHLAFDLVAVRTVSTRDIVMGFSTSGVIETYDTWQAFADSEGDKWGRRQELSVLELQPYESFGDVFVTQAQALLNNQLESLSFFGVFEGQDLKVLEERYASLTDLAPHLLKQNPGAYEQVLYSEVGSQLPDWIELATPAETQEYSRYMFRLAALQLASKGQEYSHGIRTAEQFAREVLQDGMAAYGEAVDPDQIDITQYRNEDGLLVIVGPGTGRFTSETLSLTHRALNNLAGVPFLVSEFKRKDGSAAPAWMTLDTVRELIRDADIGNNYPDEVKRLLLDDPVQRAEREKLFSDQLRIQLPMLALENRIRKRSGFTDAGYRCVAANMEPDPQARRVSGQVMLARTLAFKTDVSNHTHVVADMFVFGPADVTAGPHVLYRPLYPEPLIEFASLDALMAEIVSNDPRPALVSVAQSKSNPSLQQSILDWLAPDARKIYDNGGFLEPHPVGIIFETQLWPSAPARFDLQQLDDKVLAHLYEANANVLAQLADEQTLSNAEYRWNTLKEMGLIIFNSVLNTVLPFVSGPAAAVGWLLVVETAVLEALEPLASGDSEPAKDFTYNLLINLAVALLIQRLSPGAGTAVKPFEHHAIVSRPGALVVSAVIKPPIGPGAASAISDSVLDFSTPVSGDSRRLLERFLSTEQAGRGQVVTTPAPQGIVVVGGRWYAKVPARLRGYGWANVEPAEGGNVVILDHLGRPIKGLELKNNGQDLWEVAPEFRVRGGGPGMSRYLSDVFADSQLRARRADYALKVKRLKDRLPGLHASVTQAQEVGQGALERATAIANEIVDKTKAIDAAIGAERSRRQEEHVALRKKLHAADLDYKKKARTFIDGHLDLIKVYEEIAILLAKDKDYQRDAIVENLQALVASYGVVDENLIRVSAVWEESGLSLRTLFPLAFELRTAVTDVPYSVLLEARKRIINGFAERIRISSRLESLMTELEVLDSSVRKGYLQRTGYLSAQTQHLKDILDKRVKTTDWLIVHELLCLRGALAGDPGLVEPSLAEVAGLEGLGKAKLGAVTDNVLRLSATQGFEPRQRVELLQDAVNVYNDAELMAANLRKVGDRQSYVPQQFLEKFLEALRRVRAIAEAELSESISEDVQEETAGQEGAQPAEERVKKARRRIKRPNERLIQTADGFRVGDVREQSSDETGETVVVQDAATDKQIIFYKDEGQDLYRQREEEPEVPVAAPPKPALALQSLLDKGRKLVEGITPLIANYKKDVSRYREPASVEDRFLSQAQKLSELATQIQHGMQGVTGADRGRAVKIYQDLNSAREQLIREGKKLRVEITKQLPPNAGSFEYLLGEREVRVENPSWTDKSTANQTSYLLEYDIVDSASRIGRKVLWYAHFHCTAKSVLTLTEAHLKLARLRFVTVKDQVQHPELNAGKVVYPGGMKAAFAKKYFFDAVPPTA; encoded by the coding sequence ATGACAGACAGTCGCGCAACACCCGAGGACGTTTCCGACACCTTGGCGCAGGCGGTATATGAAGAGTTCAAGGGGCGACCGATAGTGGTCACGGCGGCCCTGAAACAGTTCGGCGCGGCACTGAATAATCGGTACCCCGGGCTGAATATCGACGTGTTGACGACCTCGCTCAACTCACCCAACTGGGTCAGCGCAAACCGGGCTGCACTTGAGGGGGAGGGCGACAGCAGTCACTTTGTCGCGCTCGAGGGTCCGTGGATCGACGGTTACACCACAACACCGCTGTTCGAGGTGATGATTCACGCCATTACTGCAAGGGCCGAATTGACGTTCACCCATGATCACTTTCTGAGCGACGGGCAAAACAGGCGGCTCGCCGTCGAAATGCGCGAAGTCGAAGACCTCTTGCGACGACTGCCCAAGGTCATGGTTGCTGCATTGCAGCAGGCGCTGACGGATTACTGGAATGAGCCGGCGGTTGACGGCACCAGCCGCTGGCAATGGCTCGGCGATGTCCTCAGAAGCGCATTGCTGGTCAGCATGGGGCCTTCGGGCAGCGGTGCGTTTCTGGATGCCGGGCAGGTCGATACCGTCCTGCAAGTCATTCGTTGCCCCATCAAGGAGGACCGAGTGGCTCGTTACGGGCCAGACTGCACGCGGGTTTTCCTCATCGACTATCACGCCCGGACCGGACGTACTCACAAAGCTCACCTGGCGTTTGATCTGGTAGCCGTGCGCACGGTATCGACGCGGGACATTGTGATGGGGTTCAGCACCAGCGGCGTTATCGAGACTTACGACACATGGCAGGCCTTCGCTGATTCAGAGGGCGACAAATGGGGACGCAGGCAGGAACTCAGTGTGCTTGAGTTGCAACCCTATGAGTCGTTCGGCGATGTCTTTGTGACTCAGGCCCAGGCGCTACTCAATAATCAACTTGAAAGCTTGAGCTTCTTCGGGGTATTCGAAGGCCAGGACCTGAAAGTGCTGGAGGAGCGCTATGCGAGTCTGACGGATCTGGCTCCCCATTTGCTCAAGCAGAACCCCGGTGCGTATGAGCAAGTACTGTACAGCGAAGTCGGCAGCCAGTTGCCTGACTGGATAGAACTGGCCACGCCCGCCGAGACCCAGGAGTACAGTCGCTACATGTTTCGCCTGGCCGCCCTCCAGTTGGCGAGCAAGGGGCAGGAGTACAGCCACGGGATTCGTACGGCTGAGCAATTCGCCCGGGAAGTCCTGCAGGACGGGATGGCCGCGTACGGCGAGGCGGTGGATCCAGACCAGATCGACATCACTCAGTATCGCAATGAAGACGGTTTGTTGGTGATCGTAGGGCCAGGAACCGGACGGTTTACCAGTGAAACCCTCAGCCTGACTCATCGAGCGTTGAACAACCTTGCCGGCGTGCCATTCCTGGTCTCTGAGTTCAAGCGCAAGGACGGTTCGGCGGCACCGGCCTGGATGACCCTCGACACCGTCAGGGAACTGATTCGCGATGCCGATATCGGCAATAACTACCCCGATGAAGTCAAAAGGCTACTGCTCGATGATCCGGTACAGCGAGCCGAGCGCGAAAAGCTGTTCAGCGACCAATTGCGCATTCAATTACCGATGCTGGCACTGGAGAACAGGATCAGGAAGCGTTCAGGGTTCACTGATGCCGGGTATCGCTGTGTGGCGGCCAACATGGAGCCGGATCCGCAAGCTCGGCGTGTGAGCGGGCAAGTGATGCTGGCCAGGACCCTGGCCTTCAAGACCGACGTATCGAACCACACGCATGTGGTTGCCGATATGTTTGTGTTTGGCCCCGCTGATGTGACGGCCGGGCCCCATGTGCTGTATCGGCCGCTGTACCCCGAACCATTGATCGAGTTTGCTTCGCTCGATGCCTTGATGGCTGAGATCGTCAGCAACGACCCTCGACCTGCGCTGGTGTCGGTCGCGCAAAGCAAGTCCAATCCATCGTTGCAGCAAAGCATCCTCGACTGGTTGGCGCCCGATGCACGGAAAATCTATGACAATGGCGGTTTTCTGGAACCCCACCCGGTGGGAATCATATTCGAAACGCAGCTATGGCCATCGGCTCCCGCCCGATTCGATCTGCAGCAGCTCGACGACAAGGTGCTGGCTCATTTGTATGAAGCCAACGCCAACGTCCTGGCCCAGTTGGCTGACGAACAGACGCTGTCCAATGCCGAGTACCGCTGGAATACGCTGAAAGAGATGGGCTTGATCATCTTCAATAGCGTGCTTAACACGGTATTACCCTTTGTCAGCGGACCTGCAGCTGCCGTTGGCTGGTTGTTAGTGGTGGAAACCGCAGTTCTGGAGGCCCTTGAGCCACTGGCGAGCGGCGACAGCGAGCCGGCCAAGGACTTCACCTACAACCTGCTCATCAATCTGGCAGTGGCCTTGCTGATCCAGCGTCTTTCACCGGGCGCCGGTACAGCGGTAAAACCCTTCGAGCACCATGCGATCGTCTCCCGGCCGGGTGCTCTTGTAGTCAGCGCAGTGATCAAACCACCCATCGGGCCGGGTGCGGCCAGCGCCATCAGTGACAGCGTGCTGGATTTCTCTACACCGGTATCGGGTGACTCGCGTCGATTGCTGGAGCGTTTCCTGAGCACCGAGCAGGCCGGACGCGGGCAGGTGGTCACAACGCCAGCGCCCCAAGGCATCGTAGTGGTCGGGGGGCGCTGGTATGCAAAAGTGCCAGCTCGCCTGCGTGGGTACGGATGGGCCAATGTAGAGCCCGCCGAGGGCGGTAATGTGGTCATCCTCGATCATCTTGGGAGGCCGATAAAAGGACTGGAACTGAAGAACAATGGCCAGGATCTCTGGGAGGTGGCGCCGGAGTTTCGTGTGCGCGGGGGGGGGCCGGGCATGAGTCGCTACCTTTCGGATGTCTTCGCTGATTCGCAGCTGCGGGCGCGACGTGCCGACTATGCGCTGAAAGTCAAAAGACTCAAGGATCGCCTGCCGGGCCTGCACGCCAGTGTCACCCAGGCCCAGGAGGTTGGGCAGGGGGCGCTGGAGAGAGCGACGGCGATCGCCAATGAGATCGTCGACAAGACCAAGGCCATTGACGCCGCTATCGGTGCAGAGCGCAGCCGGCGGCAGGAAGAGCATGTGGCGCTGAGAAAGAAATTGCACGCCGCCGACCTCGATTACAAGAAGAAAGCCAGGACCTTCATTGACGGTCATCTGGACCTGATCAAGGTGTATGAGGAGATCGCGATCCTGCTTGCAAAAGACAAGGACTACCAGCGTGACGCCATTGTGGAGAATCTGCAGGCGCTCGTCGCCAGCTATGGCGTTGTCGACGAAAACCTGATTCGGGTGTCGGCGGTATGGGAGGAGTCGGGGCTTTCATTGCGCACCCTTTTTCCACTGGCCTTTGAGCTGCGCACCGCGGTCACCGATGTGCCGTACAGTGTGTTGCTGGAAGCCAGGAAACGCATCATCAATGGGTTTGCGGAGCGCATCAGGATCAGCTCCCGGCTCGAGAGCCTGATGACAGAGTTGGAGGTGTTGGATAGCAGTGTCCGAAAAGGCTATCTGCAAAGAACCGGCTATCTGTCGGCGCAGACACAACATCTCAAGGACATACTGGACAAGCGGGTGAAAACCACCGACTGGCTGATCGTGCACGAGTTGTTGTGTTTGCGCGGGGCATTGGCGGGTGACCCTGGGCTTGTTGAGCCCAGCCTGGCGGAAGTCGCGGGACTGGAAGGGTTGGGCAAGGCGAAACTGGGCGCGGTGACGGACAACGTGTTGCGCTTGAGCGCGACGCAGGGGTTTGAGCCCAGGCAGCGTGTCGAGCTGCTGCAGGACGCGGTCAATGTTTACAACGATGCGGAACTGATGGCGGCCAACCTGCGCAAGGTTGGCGATCGACAAAGCTACGTACCGCAGCAGTTTCTCGAGAAGTTCCTTGAGGCGCTGAGGCGGGTGCGCGCTATCGCGGAAGCAGAGCTCAGCGAATCGATCAGTGAAGACGTGCAGGAAGAGACCGCAGGGCAAGAGGGTGCGCAACCTGCCGAAGAACGGGTGAAAAAGGCCAGAAGGAGAATCAAGCGCCCCAACGAGCGCCTGATCCAGACGGCGGATGGTTTTCGAGTGGGCGATGTCCGCGAGCAAAGTTCAGATGAAACCGGCGAAACGGTGGTGGTCCAGGACGCGGCAACGGACAAGCAGATCATTTTCTACAAGGATGAAGGGCAAGATCTTTACCGGCAGCGGGAGGAGGAGCCTGAAGTACCTGTGGCAGCTCCACCGAAGCCGGCCCTGGCGCTCCAATCGCTGCTGGACAAAGGCAGGAAACTGGTCGAAGGGATAACCCCGCTGATCGCAAACTATAAAAAAGATGTCTCCCGGTACCGCGAGCCTGCCAGTGTGGAAGACCGGTTTTTGTCTCAGGCTCAAAAACTCTCGGAGCTGGCTACGCAAATCCAACATGGAATGCAAGGTGTTACAGGTGCGGATCGGGGGAGGGCAGTCAAGATATATCAGGATCTCAACAGCGCTCGAGAACAATTGATCCGCGAAGGGAAAAAGCTGCGCGTCGAGATTACCAAACAGCTGCCACCGAATGCCGGAAGCTTCGAGTACCTGCTAGGGGAGCGGGAGGTCCGCGTCGAGAATCCGTCCTGGACCGACAAGTCTACTGCCAATCAAACAAGCTATTTGCTGGAATACGACATCGTCGACAGCGCCAGCCGCATTGGTAGAAAGGTACTGTGGTACGCACACTTTCACTGTACGGCCAAATCGGTCCTGACCCTGACCGAAGCCCACCTGAAACTGGCGCGCCTGCGGTTCGTCACGGTCAAGGATCAGGTGCAACACCCCGAACTCAACGCGGGAAAAGTGGTGTACCCGGGGGGAATGAAGGCGGCGTTCGCGAAAAAGTACTTTTTCGATGCCGTTCCACCGACGGCATAG
- the zwf gene encoding glucose-6-phosphate dehydrogenase, producing the protein MTSIRKKSKAQPAPATTLFLFGAHGDLVKRLLMPALYNLSRDGLLGDNLRIIGVDHNAISDLDFAKKLEDFIRNEAANKVGNGHDSLDPALWAKLAKGISYVQGDFLDASTYQALAAKIADSGTGNAVFYLATAPRFFSEVVRQLGSAGLLEDGPEAFRRVVIEKPFGSDLHTAEALNACLLKVMTEKQIYRIDHYLGKETVQNILVSRFSNSLFEAFWNNHYIDHVQITAAETVGVETRGSFYEHTGALRDMVPNHLFQLLAMVAMEPPAAFGADAVRGEKAKVVGAIRPWSTAEARANSVRGQYSAGDSGGQPVAGYREEPKVAPDSTTETFVALKVMIDNWRWVGVPFYLRTGKRMSVRDTEIAICFKPAPYAQFRDTEVDELQPTYLRIQIQPNEGMWFDLLAKRPGPALDMANIELGFAYKDFFEMQPSTGYETLIYDCLTGDQTLFQRADNIENGWRAVQPFLDAWQEDASVQAYAAGTDGPSAADELLARDGRKWHSLG; encoded by the coding sequence ATGACCTCGATCCGCAAGAAGTCCAAGGCACAACCAGCACCGGCTACCACACTGTTTCTGTTCGGTGCCCATGGCGACCTGGTCAAGCGCTTGCTGATGCCGGCGCTGTACAACCTCAGTCGCGATGGTTTGTTGGGGGACAACTTGCGGATCATCGGGGTGGATCACAACGCCATCAGCGATCTCGACTTCGCGAAAAAACTCGAAGACTTCATCCGCAACGAGGCGGCGAACAAGGTCGGTAACGGCCATGACTCCCTGGACCCGGCGCTCTGGGCCAAGCTGGCCAAGGGCATCAGCTACGTCCAGGGTGACTTTCTCGACGCTAGCACCTACCAGGCGCTGGCGGCGAAAATCGCCGATAGCGGCACAGGCAATGCGGTGTTCTACCTGGCCACCGCACCGCGTTTCTTCAGCGAAGTGGTGCGCCAGCTCGGCTCGGCCGGGCTGCTGGAGGACGGCCCCGAGGCTTTTCGCCGGGTGGTGATTGAAAAGCCCTTTGGTTCCGACCTGCATACCGCCGAAGCCTTGAACGCGTGTCTGCTCAAGGTGATGACGGAAAAGCAGATCTACCGGATCGACCACTACCTGGGCAAGGAAACCGTGCAGAACATTCTGGTCAGCCGGTTTTCCAACAGCCTGTTCGAAGCGTTCTGGAACAACCATTACATCGACCACGTCCAGATCACCGCCGCGGAAACCGTCGGCGTCGAGACCCGTGGCAGTTTTTACGAGCACACTGGCGCCCTGCGCGACATGGTGCCCAACCACCTGTTCCAGCTGTTGGCCATGGTTGCCATGGAACCGCCGGCGGCGTTTGGCGCCGATGCGGTCCGCGGTGAAAAGGCCAAGGTGGTGGGGGCGATCCGCCCCTGGTCAACGGCTGAGGCGCGTGCCAACTCGGTACGTGGCCAGTACAGCGCGGGAGACAGCGGCGGCCAGCCGGTGGCCGGTTATCGCGAGGAGCCCAAAGTGGCGCCTGACAGCACCACGGAAACCTTCGTGGCGCTCAAAGTGATGATCGACAACTGGCGCTGGGTCGGCGTGCCGTTCTACCTGCGCACCGGCAAGCGCATGAGCGTGCGCGACACGGAAATTGCCATCTGCTTCAAGCCTGCGCCCTACGCGCAGTTTCGCGATACGGAAGTCGATGAGCTACAACCGACTTACCTCAGAATTCAGATCCAGCCCAATGAAGGTATGTGGTTCGACCTGCTGGCCAAACGTCCGGGCCCGGCGCTGGACATGGCCAACATCGAACTCGGGTTTGCCTACAAGGATTTCTTCGAAATGCAGCCCTCCACGGGCTACGAAACCTTGATCTACGATTGCCTGACCGGCGATCAGACCCTGTTCCAGCGCGCCGACAACATCGAAAACGGCTGGCGTGCGGTGCAACCCTTCCTCGATGCCTGGCAGGAAGACGCCAGCGTCCAGGCCTATGCCGCCGGCACCGACGGCCCCAGCGCCGCCGACGAACTGCTGGCCCGCGACGGCCGCAAGTGGCACAGCCTGGGCTGA
- a CDS encoding phosphoethanolamine transferase CptA, with protein MAMFKRSSTPAKGFDWAGLGWLFLFFWYFSGITQLLILLTGTSGFTGFRQAFVMSAIWLAPMLLFPARTRLLAAVIGVVLWACSMASLGYFFIYQQEFSQSVIFIMFESNVSEAGEYMTQYFAWWMVAAFLAHTAVALFLWSRLRPVYLPRGKALLAATAILVAVIGYPLVKQTARTGSLAAGYEKFETRIEPAVPWQMLVAYRRYGETLASMQGMLDNASQVPPLHNFKDSMAGQPATLVLVIGESTNRQRMSLYGYPRQTTPELDKLKDQLAVFDNVITPRPYTIEALQQVLTFADEENPDLYLKTPSLVSVMKQAGYKTYWITNQQTMTKRNTMLTTFSEQADEQVYLNNNRNQNARQYDGDVLEPFTKALADSAPRKFIVVHLLGTHMSYQYRYPATYDTFKDRQGVPPGVSDDQLPTYNSYDNAVRYNDFVVSSLIKDYAKTDPNGFLLYLSDHGEDVFDSAGHNTLGRNESKPTAPMYTIPFMAWASPKWRANHAWDFAGDLQRPYSSSHLIHTWADLAGLSFDELDHSKSLVSDSFKARPLLIGNPYEREQKALIDFSLMKPKAPTAAVVTQ; from the coding sequence ATGGCGATGTTTAAACGCAGCAGTACGCCTGCAAAAGGGTTTGATTGGGCAGGCTTGGGCTGGCTGTTCCTGTTCTTCTGGTATTTTTCCGGCATCACCCAACTATTGATCCTGTTGACCGGAACCTCCGGGTTCACCGGTTTCCGCCAGGCCTTCGTGATGTCCGCCATCTGGCTCGCGCCGATGCTGCTGTTCCCGGCCCGTACGCGCCTGCTCGCGGCGGTGATTGGCGTGGTGCTCTGGGCCTGTTCGATGGCTAGCCTGGGTTACTTCTTCATCTACCAGCAGGAGTTCTCGCAGAGCGTCATCTTCATCATGTTCGAGTCGAACGTCTCGGAAGCCGGCGAGTACATGACGCAGTACTTTGCCTGGTGGATGGTGGCCGCATTCCTCGCGCACACCGCCGTGGCCCTGTTCCTCTGGAGCCGCCTGCGCCCGGTTTACCTGCCGCGCGGCAAGGCCTTGCTGGCAGCCACGGCAATCCTGGTCGCGGTCATTGGCTACCCGCTGGTCAAGCAGACCGCGCGCACCGGCAGCCTGGCCGCCGGCTACGAAAAATTCGAAACCCGCATCGAACCGGCAGTGCCATGGCAGATGCTGGTTGCCTATCGCCGCTACGGCGAAACCCTGGCCAGCATGCAAGGCATGCTCGACAACGCCAGCCAGGTCCCGCCGCTGCACAATTTCAAGGACTCGATGGCCGGCCAGCCCGCGACCCTGGTCCTGGTGATCGGTGAATCGACCAACCGCCAGCGCATGAGCCTGTACGGCTATCCACGGCAAACCACGCCGGAGCTGGACAAGCTCAAGGACCAACTGGCGGTGTTCGACAACGTCATCACCCCGCGCCCCTACACCATTGAAGCGCTGCAACAGGTACTGACCTTCGCCGACGAAGAGAACCCGGACCTGTACCTCAAGACCCCATCGTTGGTCAGCGTGATGAAGCAGGCCGGCTACAAGACCTACTGGATCACCAACCAGCAGACCATGACCAAGCGCAACACCATGCTCACCACGTTCTCCGAGCAGGCGGATGAGCAGGTCTACCTGAACAACAATCGCAACCAGAACGCCCGCCAGTACGATGGTGACGTGCTGGAGCCCTTCACCAAGGCCCTGGCCGACAGTGCGCCGCGTAAATTCATCGTGGTGCATCTGCTGGGCACCCACATGAGCTACCAGTACCGCTATCCTGCGACCTACGACACCTTCAAGGACCGTCAGGGCGTGCCGCCTGGGGTCAGCGACGACCAGTTGCCAACCTACAACAGTTACGACAACGCGGTGCGTTACAACGACTTCGTGGTCTCGAGCCTGATCAAGGACTACGCCAAGACCGATCCAAACGGCTTCTTGTTGTACCTCTCCGACCACGGCGAAGACGTGTTCGACTCGGCGGGTCACAACACCCTGGGCCGTAACGAGTCCAAACCCACTGCCCCCATGTACACCATTCCGTTCATGGCCTGGGCTTCGCCGAAATGGCGGGCAAACCACGCCTGGGATTTTGCCGGCGACTTGCAGCGGCCCTACAGCAGTTCGCACCTGATCCACACCTGGGCGGACCTGGCCGGCTTGAGCTTCGACGAACTGGACCACAGCAAGAGCCTGGTCAGCGACAGCTTCAAGGCGCGCCCGCTGTTGATTGGCAACCCCTACGAACGTGAGCAGAAAGCGCTGATCGACTTCAGCCTGATGAAGCCCAAGGCGCCTACCGCGGCCGTCGTTACCCAATAA
- a CDS encoding DUF6026 family protein: MGTVVTALPVQTLYVTVRRDELRQLKAEREQLLNEVAHLRQQLQAQRGEGLTARMPIRSLD; encoded by the coding sequence ATGGGCACAGTAGTAACCGCACTCCCAGTACAAACCCTGTACGTCACCGTTCGTCGTGATGAACTGCGCCAACTCAAGGCCGAACGCGAGCAGTTGCTCAACGAAGTCGCGCACCTGCGTCAGCAGCTACAGGCGCAGCGCGGTGAAGGGTTGACTGCGCGCATGCCGATACGCTCACTGGATTGA